From the genome of Impatiens glandulifera unplaced genomic scaffold, dImpGla2.1, whole genome shotgun sequence, one region includes:
- the LOC124918400 gene encoding disease resistance protein RPP13-like, protein MESIATGTTVVALEMLIKLLAKETKSMTNVSQRVSGLKDDLEYINSFLKMAESINEKDDALKIWVKQVRDLAFETEDVVEEFLLLLTLPSHHFLRAQIFHLQNLRTRHLLSEKIKLISLKMKGIKERRETFSLPSTSHDHEYLGGHALRLDALFVQDTEVVGIDDSKSQLSTLLNVEDKNLFIVTVVGMGGVGKTTLVKKVYESRAVKESFDCRAWITVSQSFTISGLLRASLKSFKGELKEGSDGVEWLINTLNNYLQQKRYIIELDDIQCVDQPLGSDEMMFPEDQVIKRSRLIRLWVSEGFAEDKLVGYTREEVAEGYLIELVNRNMVQSVSKN, encoded by the coding sequence ATGGAATCGATAGCAACTGGGACGACGGTGGTAGCACTGGAAATGCTGATTAAACTTCTTGCAAAAGAAACTAAGTCTATGACCAATGTTAGCCAAAGAGTGAGCGGTTTAAAAGATGATTTGGAGTACATAAATTCATTTCTGAAGATGGCGGAatcaataaatgaaaaagacGATGCACTGAAGATATGGGTGAAACAAGTCAGAGACTTGGCTTTTGAGACCGAAGACGTTGTGGAAGAGTTCTTACTTCTTTTGACACTGCCATCTCATCACTTTCTAAGAGCACAGATCTTTCATCTGCAAAATCTGAGAACAAGGCACCTCTTATCTGAAAAGATAAAACTCATCAGCTTGAAGATGAAAGGAAtcaaagaaagaagagagacATTTTCTCTTCCGAGTACATCACATGATCATGAATATTTGGGAGGGCATGCCTTGAGACTTGATGCTCTATTTGTCCAAGATACTGAGGTGGTGGGAATCGACGATTCCAAGAGCCAATTATCCACATTGCTTAATGTGGAAGATAAGAATCTATTTATTGTCACCGTGGTAGGGATGGGGGGCGTAGGAAAGACGACTCTGGTAAAGAAAGTCTACGAGAGTCGAGCAGTAAAGGAGAGCTTTGATTGCCGAGCTTGGATAACCGTTTCTCAGTCATTTACTATCTCGGGACTTCTCCGAGCTTCCTTGAAGAGTTTTAAAGGAGAATTAAAAGAAGGGTCAGATGGTGTCGAATGGCTGATCAACACACTGAATAATTATCTGCAACAAAAGAGATACATTATTGAGCTTGATGATATTCAGTGTGTTGATCAGCCCTTAGGAAGTGATGAGATGATGTTTCCGGAAGATCAAGTCATCAAAAGATCCAGGCTCATTCGATTATGGGTGTCTGAAGGATTCGCCGAAGACAAACTGGTAGGATATACCCGCGAAGAGGTTGCTGAGGGCTACCTAATTGAACTGGTTAATAGAAATATGGTTCAAAGTGTTTCGAAAAATTGA